AGTTTTAGATGTTTTAAATGAGAATATAAGAAAATCTTATAATTTTGAATTAACTGAATTAGATATCCAAAATGCGACTAAAAAGGAATTTGGAGATTATCAAACTAATTTTGCTATGCAGAAAGCTAAAATGTTAGGTAAAAATCCAAGGGAATTAGCAAATTCTATAGTAGAAAATTTTGATGGAAAAGATGTAATTTCAAAAGTAGAAGTAGCAGGACCAGGATTTATTAATTTCTTTATTAACACTGATTTATTAAATCAAGAAACAGAAAAATTAGGTAAAGAAAATTATGAATATGGTATACCAAATGAAAAGATAGTTGCTATAGATTATTCATCACCAAATATTGCAAAAAGAATGCACGCTGGACACTTGAGAAGTACAATAATAGGAGATGCTTTAAAGAGAATATATAGAGAATTAGGATTTACTGTATATGGAGATAATCATATAGGAGATTGGGGAACTCAATTTGGTAAATTAATAGTTGCATACAATAATTGGTTAGATAAAGAAGCATATGAAGCTAATGCTATTGAAGAATTAGAAAGAATATATGTACTATTTTCTCAAAAAGCTAAAGAAGATCCAACTCTTGAAGAACAAGCAAGAGAAGAATTAAGAAAAGTTCAAGCTGGAGATCCTGTAAACTATGCTTTATGGAAAGAGTTTATTACTTCATCATTAAGAGAATATGATAAAGTATATAAAAGACTTGATATTGAATTTGAATTATTCAATGGAGAATCTTTCTATAATGATATGATGCCAGAAGTTTTAGAAAAACTTAAAGAAAAAAATATAGCTAAACAAGATCAAGGTGCATTAGTAGTATTCTTCCCTAATGATGAATTACCACCTTGTATAGTTCAAAAGAAAGATAATTCATTCCTTTATTCAACATCAGATTTAGCAACTATAGTTTATAGAAAAGAAGAATTAAATGTTGATATCGCTATATA
This genomic interval from Streptobacillus ratti contains the following:
- the argS gene encoding arginine--tRNA ligase; protein product: MKILINQVLDVLNENIRKSYNFELTELDIQNATKKEFGDYQTNFAMQKAKMLGKNPRELANSIVENFDGKDVISKVEVAGPGFINFFINTDLLNQETEKLGKENYEYGIPNEKIVAIDYSSPNIAKRMHAGHLRSTIIGDALKRIYRELGFTVYGDNHIGDWGTQFGKLIVAYNNWLDKEAYEANAIEELERIYVLFSQKAKEDPTLEEQAREELRKVQAGDPVNYALWKEFITSSLREYDKVYKRLDIEFELFNGESFYNDMMPEVLEKLKEKNIAKQDQGALVVFFPNDELPPCIVQKKDNSFLYSTSDLATIVYRKEELNVDIAIYVVDERQSDHFKQVFRIAEMLGSPYDYNKYHTKFGIMRFGDGTIFSTRGGDVIRLEDILNKAKERVQEIVDEKNPDLSQEEREYIAETVGVGAIKYFDLSQNRASGITFTWDKVLSFEGNTGPYLQYSYVRIMSILRKAKELGIEFEGSKFLVEGSELSDRNLTVSLHKLPTAVIKAYESNRPNLIAEYIYSLTKEFNSFYNAHQVIDKDNLELTKARLALCEKTSVVIKKALSLLGIRTVDKM